From the genome of Geothrix sp. 21YS21S-4, one region includes:
- a CDS encoding TlyA family RNA methyltransferase: MAKARLDQLLVQRGLCETRAKAQARILAGDVLVDDRPVTKAGTAVDEAAPIRLRGEALPFVSRGGLKLAGALDRWNLDPAGRTCFDAGSSTGGFTDCLLQRGAAKVYAVDVGTNQLHWKLRSDARVVSMEQVNLRTWDPAAIPERCGLLVADLSFISLRLAIPPVLPSLSPGADAVLLVKPQFEAGRDDVGAGGIVRDPAVHRRVVEEAWAFFAGTDLRPQDLAESPIKGGEGNTEFLLRLVLGAPVGDLPAALGRLGF; the protein is encoded by the coding sequence GTGGCTAAAGCGCGCCTCGATCAACTGCTCGTGCAGCGCGGCCTGTGCGAGACCCGCGCCAAGGCCCAGGCCCGGATCCTGGCGGGGGACGTGCTGGTGGACGACCGCCCCGTCACCAAGGCCGGGACGGCCGTGGACGAGGCAGCCCCCATCCGCCTGCGGGGCGAGGCGCTTCCTTTCGTCAGCCGCGGCGGGCTCAAGCTGGCGGGCGCCCTGGACCGCTGGAACCTCGATCCCGCCGGCCGGACCTGCTTCGACGCGGGATCCAGCACCGGCGGCTTCACGGACTGCCTCCTCCAGCGGGGCGCGGCGAAGGTCTACGCCGTGGACGTGGGCACGAACCAGCTCCATTGGAAGCTGCGCAGCGACGCGCGGGTGGTCTCCATGGAGCAGGTGAACCTCCGCACCTGGGATCCCGCGGCCATTCCGGAGCGCTGCGGCCTGCTGGTGGCGGACCTGAGCTTCATCTCGCTGCGGCTGGCCATCCCGCCGGTGCTTCCCAGCCTCAGCCCGGGCGCCGATGCGGTCCTCTTGGTGAAGCCCCAGTTCGAGGCGGGGCGCGACGATGTGGGCGCCGGGGGAATCGTCCGCGATCCCGCCGTCCACCGGCGCGTCGTGGAGGAGGCCTGGGCCTTTTTCGCCGGCACGGACCTGCGCCCCCAGGACCTCGCCGAGAGTCCCATCAAGGGCGGTGAGGGCAACACCGAGTTCCTGCTGCGCCTGGTTCTCGGCGCCCCCGTGGGCGACCTCCCAGCGGCGCTTGGCCGGCTGGGCTTTTGA
- the mltG gene encoding endolytic transglycosylase MltG yields the protein MARSSTSLRLLLATAVLAVAPAVGGWWAWKGTGPLRRDATVLVKRGASVDQVAEQLERDGVIRSASLFKLWARARKLQLIRGEYTFTSRASLADVAGKLRRAEIHYTPVTLPEGVHGWSIQRRLKDFVPESVFWTLWKSPRLAKIAGFEGAENLEGLVAPATYRLHHAMEPEEVMLLLVEAFRDQVRPKLEEGPLPPYETLILASLVEKETKLPEEQPKVAGVYKRRLDLGMRLQCDPTSLYARWASGDLRFTPPTREDIHRPSRFNTYAVAGLPPTPIAIPSPAAIEAAREPLSGKDLYFVATGKGGHTFAPDLGGHNRNVGAYRKEIARQRKLSRG from the coding sequence ATGGCGCGTTCCTCCACCTCCCTTCGTCTCCTCCTGGCCACCGCCGTTCTGGCCGTGGCCCCGGCTGTGGGCGGGTGGTGGGCGTGGAAGGGCACCGGGCCCCTCCGTCGGGACGCCACCGTCCTGGTGAAGCGCGGCGCGAGTGTGGATCAGGTGGCGGAGCAGCTGGAGCGGGACGGCGTGATCCGCTCGGCCTCCCTGTTCAAGCTGTGGGCCCGCGCCCGCAAGCTCCAATTGATCCGCGGCGAGTACACCTTCACTTCCCGCGCCAGCCTCGCGGACGTGGCCGGCAAGCTGCGGCGGGCGGAGATCCACTACACCCCGGTCACGCTTCCCGAAGGCGTCCACGGGTGGTCCATCCAGCGGCGGCTGAAGGACTTCGTGCCCGAGAGCGTGTTCTGGACCCTATGGAAGAGCCCGCGGTTGGCGAAGATCGCGGGCTTCGAGGGCGCGGAGAACCTCGAAGGCCTGGTGGCGCCCGCCACCTACCGGCTCCATCACGCCATGGAGCCCGAGGAGGTGATGCTCCTGCTCGTCGAGGCCTTCCGCGACCAGGTGCGGCCCAAATTGGAAGAGGGACCGCTCCCGCCCTACGAGACCCTGATCCTGGCCAGCCTCGTGGAAAAGGAGACGAAGCTGCCGGAGGAGCAGCCCAAGGTGGCGGGCGTCTACAAGCGCCGCCTGGATCTGGGCATGCGGCTCCAGTGCGATCCCACCAGCCTGTACGCCCGGTGGGCCAGCGGGGACCTGCGCTTCACGCCGCCCACCCGCGAGGACATCCACCGCCCCAGCCGCTTCAACACCTACGCCGTGGCCGGACTGCCGCCGACGCCCATCGCGATCCCCAGTCCCGCCGCCATCGAGGCCGCGCGGGAGCCGCTTTCGGGAAAGGACCTGTACTTCGTCGCCACGGGGAAGGGCGGGCACACGTTCGCGCCGGATCTGGGCGGCCACAACCGGAATGTGGGCGCCTACCGCAAGGAGATCGCGCGGCAGAGGAAGCTGAGCCGTGGCTAA